From a region of the Myroides sp. JBRI-B21084 genome:
- a CDS encoding T9SS type A sorting domain-containing protein: MKRKILFAIKCVMFTILCNAQPLLNIDFENYNLGNLGTDPTGTIAGQGNWFSIGYNNPSNNLFNITTEPFKGKVLTVNTQKNDNSSVFRNDLDILINQRAIGNNVIKFEMDYYTGSQHYMLGSNGATPFNNFIIYDKNNERIFEFYHKLYYQASFFHARFYDGTNTTVPINFGKDAWDAPLFENNWVTLIVYLDYDNKKIYIDIPYFNIVKAGDFLSKSSSTNLINDFKPFKLELYTNGYTISNIQYLDYKIDNIKLTGLKVVPSNIISLSINEQLATKFNIFPNPAKEYINITNNENLIINQIKIYNNTGKLLSTQNYNHKVELQINVANLSSGSYILHLQTVKGTAIKKFIKI, from the coding sequence ATGAAAAGAAAAATACTTTTTGCTATAAAATGTGTAATGTTTACAATTTTATGCAATGCACAACCACTTTTAAATATTGATTTTGAAAATTACAATTTAGGCAATTTAGGAACCGACCCTACCGGCACAATTGCAGGGCAAGGAAATTGGTTTTCAATAGGCTATAACAATCCATCAAATAATTTATTTAACATTACTACCGAGCCATTTAAAGGCAAAGTACTTACTGTAAACACTCAAAAAAATGATAACTCATCCGTTTTTAGAAATGATTTAGATATTTTAATAAATCAACGCGCTATTGGAAATAATGTAATTAAGTTTGAAATGGACTATTACACCGGTTCACAACATTATATGCTTGGTAGTAACGGCGCGACTCCTTTTAATAATTTTATTATTTATGATAAAAATAACGAACGAATATTCGAATTTTATCATAAACTTTATTATCAAGCTTCTTTTTTTCATGCAAGATTTTATGACGGAACTAACACCACCGTTCCAATTAATTTTGGAAAAGACGCATGGGATGCACCATTATTTGAAAACAACTGGGTTACACTAATAGTTTATTTAGATTATGACAATAAAAAAATATATATTGATATTCCTTATTTTAACATTGTAAAAGCAGGCGATTTTTTAAGTAAAAGTTCATCAACTAATCTTATAAATGATTTTAAACCCTTTAAATTAGAATTATATACCAATGGTTACACAATTAGCAATATTCAGTACTTGGATTATAAAATTGATAATATTAAATTAACAGGGTTAAAAGTTGTACCATCTAATATTATTTCATTAAGTATAAACGAACAATTAGCTACAAAATTTAACATATTTCCCAACCCTGCCAAAGAATACATTAATATTACTAACAACGAAAATTTAATTATTAACCAAATTAAAATTTACAATAATACAGGTAAGTTACTTAGCACCCAGAATTATAATCATAAAGTAGAATTACAAATCAACGTAGCAAACCTTTCTAGTGGTTCTTATATCTTGCATTTACAAACAGTTAAAGGTACTGCAATTAAAAAATTTATTAAAATATAA
- a CDS encoding DUF4844 domain-containing protein, whose protein sequence is MKKTISIFLVLLFFMFTACGQKQIKTPNKAMEKFEKFKAKEKFVEDMKILYPGIGDEKLKPILTEKINLAAEDFEKIAQNGNATDEDYQNAIGKGLDRFKSIYLEIDTEDRERVCAYFEELMDIVGLESSDGQLNNFMYGFDPTN, encoded by the coding sequence ATGAAAAAGACAATAAGCATATTTTTAGTACTTCTGTTTTTTATGTTTACTGCTTGTGGACAAAAACAAATAAAGACGCCAAATAAAGCGATGGAAAAATTTGAAAAATTTAAAGCAAAAGAAAAGTTTGTAGAAGATATGAAAATCTTATATCCTGGAATTGGTGACGAAAAATTGAAACCAATTTTAACTGAAAAAATTAATTTGGCAGCCGAAGACTTTGAAAAAATTGCGCAAAATGGAAACGCTACTGACGAAGATTATCAGAATGCCATAGGGAAAGGTTTGGATAGATTTAAAAGTATTTATTTAGAAATCGACACAGAAGATAGAGAAAGAGTTTGCGCTTATTTTGAAGAGCTTATGGATATTGTCGGGCTTGAAAGTTCGGACGGGCAACTGAATAATTTTATGTACGGATTTGACCCAACAAACTAA
- a CDS encoding cryptochrome/photolyase family protein, whose translation MKSKICVFWFRRDLRLTDNAALAAALAYNLPVLPIFIFDTEILNKLENKTDRRVDYIHQALTAINENLAKINSGVQTFYTKPINAFTEILKNYNVEAVFCNRDYEPQAIARDANVAAFLASQQVAFYHYKDQVIFEQAEITKSNGTPYTVYTPYAKQWRAKLSTQDIQPYKINSQNFIKQKGAIIPLNKIGFTKTDILYTTPELNIEIIKNYDEFRDFPAKQHTTQLGIALRFGTISIRKCVAFALKHNNVWLSELIWREFFMQILFHFPRVVTKAFKPQYDAIEWSNNETHFKRWCNAETGYPIVDAGMNQLNKTGFMHNRVRMIVASFLCKHLLIDWRWGEAYFAQKLNDYDLAANNGNWQWAAGCGCDAAPYFRIFNPTAQTVKFDKDLLYIKKWNPNYEKTLAKPIVIHEQAREKALNTYKKALKG comes from the coding sequence ATGAAAAGTAAAATATGTGTTTTTTGGTTTCGACGCGATTTAAGATTAACAGATAATGCCGCACTTGCAGCTGCTTTGGCTTATAACTTACCTGTTTTGCCTATTTTTATTTTTGATACTGAAATTCTAAATAAATTAGAAAACAAAACAGACCGAAGGGTAGATTACATTCACCAAGCCTTAACAGCAATTAATGAAAACTTAGCAAAAATAAATTCGGGTGTACAAACTTTTTATACCAAACCAATAAACGCTTTTACCGAAATACTAAAAAATTACAACGTTGAAGCTGTTTTTTGTAACCGCGATTATGAACCACAAGCCATAGCAAGAGATGCAAATGTAGCGGCTTTTTTAGCCTCGCAACAAGTTGCTTTTTATCATTACAAAGATCAAGTTATTTTTGAACAAGCCGAAATTACTAAAAGCAATGGCACCCCTTATACCGTTTATACTCCGTATGCAAAGCAATGGCGCGCTAAATTAAGTACCCAAGATATTCAACCCTATAAAATAAACAGCCAAAATTTTATAAAACAAAAAGGCGCTATAATTCCTTTAAACAAAATTGGTTTTACCAAAACCGATATTTTATATACTACACCCGAATTAAACATTGAAATTATTAAAAATTACGATGAATTTCGCGATTTTCCTGCCAAACAGCACACTACGCAATTAGGCATTGCACTGCGTTTTGGCACCATTAGCATTCGTAAATGTGTAGCTTTTGCATTAAAACACAACAATGTATGGTTATCTGAACTTATTTGGCGCGAATTTTTTATGCAAATTCTGTTTCATTTTCCACGTGTAGTTACAAAAGCTTTTAAACCCCAATACGATGCGATTGAATGGAGCAATAACGAAACCCATTTTAAACGCTGGTGCAATGCCGAAACAGGCTACCCAATTGTTGATGCAGGAATGAACCAACTAAATAAAACAGGGTTTATGCACAATAGAGTACGTATGATTGTAGCTAGTTTTTTATGCAAACATTTATTAATTGATTGGCGATGGGGCGAAGCTTATTTTGCCCAAAAATTAAACGATTACGATTTAGCTGCAAACAACGGCAATTGGCAATGGGCTGCAGGTTGCGGATGCGATGCCGCGCCTTATTTTAGAATTTTTAATCCTACTGCGCAAACCGTTAAATTTGATAAAGATTTGCTGTATATTAAAAAATGGAATCCAAATTATGAAAAAACTTTGGCAAAGCCCATTGTAATTCATGAACAAGCCCGCGAAAAAGCCTTAAATACTTATAAAAAAGCTTTAAAAGGATAA
- a CDS encoding phytoene desaturase family protein: MSKKIAIIGSGFSGLSAAAYAAKEGYEVHVFEKHSQPGGRARQFTTTNGYTFDMGPSWYWMPDIIERFFNDFYYSTNDFYELVSLNPQFEMIFKEGSLTIPKNYSDLKLLFEELEPEAGEKLDAFMKAAKYKYQVGMQEFVNKPCHSWLEFASPKIALSALKLNLLSNFRTYVKKYFKHPKLQALMEFPVIFLGASPNKIPALYSLMNYGGYALGTWYPMGGFYQIILAMQKVAEKQGVIFHFNQNVQKIITKNNKAVALETNNETFAFDSIIASADYHHVESLLEAENRNYSEKYWENKTFAPSCLIYYLGFNCEIKNLKHHTLFFENDLNKHINSIYKDKNWPNEPLFYACCPSKTDSSVAPKGHENVFLLMPLATGLKDDEPTREHYFKEMITRLEKHTGTQNLLSNIDYKQSYCVSNFIADYNAYKGNAYGLANTLNQTAVLKPSIQNKHIKNLFYTGQLTVPGPGVPPSIISGKIVALEAIKQFKKQSNLKIVK, encoded by the coding sequence ATGTCAAAAAAAATAGCTATTATAGGTTCAGGATTTTCAGGTTTATCGGCAGCTGCGTACGCGGCAAAAGAAGGCTATGAAGTACATGTTTTTGAAAAACATTCGCAACCTGGTGGCAGGGCACGCCAATTTACAACTACTAATGGGTATACGTTTGATATGGGGCCAAGTTGGTACTGGATGCCCGATATTATAGAACGTTTTTTTAACGATTTTTACTATTCAACCAATGACTTTTACGAACTTGTAAGTTTAAATCCGCAATTTGAAATGATTTTTAAAGAAGGTAGTTTAACCATTCCTAAAAACTACTCAGACTTAAAACTATTATTCGAGGAATTAGAACCAGAAGCTGGTGAAAAGTTAGACGCTTTTATGAAAGCTGCCAAATATAAATACCAAGTTGGCATGCAAGAATTTGTAAACAAACCATGCCATAGTTGGTTAGAATTTGCATCTCCAAAAATTGCATTAAGTGCCTTAAAACTAAATTTGTTAAGCAATTTTCGTACGTATGTAAAAAAGTACTTTAAGCATCCTAAATTACAAGCGTTAATGGAATTTCCTGTTATTTTTTTAGGTGCATCACCCAATAAAATACCTGCCTTATATAGTTTAATGAATTATGGCGGATACGCGTTAGGAACATGGTACCCAATGGGTGGGTTCTATCAAATTATTTTGGCAATGCAAAAAGTTGCCGAAAAACAAGGCGTTATTTTCCATTTCAATCAAAACGTTCAAAAAATAATCACTAAAAACAACAAAGCTGTTGCACTTGAAACAAACAACGAAACTTTTGCATTTGACTCCATCATTGCATCGGCCGATTACCACCATGTTGAAAGTTTGTTAGAAGCTGAAAATCGAAATTATTCTGAAAAATATTGGGAAAATAAAACATTTGCACCATCGTGCTTAATCTATTATTTAGGATTTAATTGCGAAATTAAAAACTTAAAACACCATACCCTTTTCTTTGAAAACGATTTAAACAAGCACATAAACAGTATTTATAAAGATAAAAACTGGCCTAACGAACCTTTATTTTACGCTTGTTGTCCATCAAAAACAGATAGTAGCGTGGCGCCAAAAGGGCATGAAAATGTTTTTTTATTAATGCCTTTAGCAACTGGTTTAAAAGACGATGAACCAACACGTGAACACTATTTTAAAGAAATGATTACGCGCTTAGAAAAGCATACTGGCACACAAAATTTACTGAGTAATATAGACTATAAACAAAGTTATTGTGTAAGCAACTTTATTGCCGATTATAACGCATACAAAGGCAATGCATACGGTCTTGCAAACACACTTAACCAAACCGCAGTTTTAAAACCAAGCATACAAAACAAACATATAAAAAATTTATTTTATACTGGGCAACTTACAGTTCCTGGTCCTGGCGTTCCGCCATCTATAATTTCTGGAAAAATTGTGGCATTAGAAGCCATTAAACAGTTTAAAAAACAATCTAACCTAAAAATTGTTAAATAA
- a CDS encoding MarR family winged helix-turn-helix transcriptional regulator, with translation MNNLLIKDLIDLTEVFEKNTKDNCNYCNNIEGFKQWLCDTYCTHNLPVVEWEGKENGRSPESVISTLIVHLNRYAKTYSKAVIHKTEFTSQEDFVYLINLNALGAMSKMQLIKKNVQDKPTGMQIINRLIDKGWIDQKKSDTDKRSKIIEITPSGKEVLANEMHKIRTATYIVTGTLSHHEKLELIRLLNKLEQFHNPIFLQNYGNDELLERVTEKFITA, from the coding sequence ATGAATAACTTGTTAATTAAAGACTTAATAGATTTAACCGAAGTGTTTGAAAAAAACACAAAGGATAATTGTAATTATTGTAATAATATAGAAGGATTTAAACAGTGGTTGTGCGATACTTATTGTACACATAACCTACCTGTTGTAGAATGGGAAGGCAAAGAAAACGGCCGAAGCCCCGAAAGTGTAATAAGTACTTTAATTGTGCATTTAAATAGGTATGCCAAAACGTATTCTAAAGCAGTTATTCATAAAACAGAATTTACATCGCAAGAAGATTTTGTTTATTTAATTAACCTAAATGCCTTAGGTGCTATGAGCAAAATGCAGTTAATAAAAAAGAATGTTCAAGATAAACCTACAGGCATGCAAATTATTAACAGGCTAATTGATAAAGGTTGGATTGACCAAAAAAAATCGGATACCGATAAACGAAGTAAAATAATTGAAATTACACCTAGCGGCAAAGAAGTTTTAGCAAATGAAATGCATAAAATACGCACCGCAACATATATTGTTACAGGAACTTTAAGTCATCATGAAAAACTAGAGTTAATACGCTTACTAAACAAGTTAGAACAATTTCACAACCCTATTTTTTTACAAAATTACGGTAACGATGAATTGCTTGAACGCGTAACCGAAAAGTTTATAACAGCTTAA
- a CDS encoding lycopene cyclase domain-containing protein: MLQPYTYLIVLFFTVIVCFIASFDKRLQFHKQFGAFIKAATIVAIPFIAWDIWFTAHGVWWFNTNYTTGASLAGLPIEEWMFFFCIPFSCVFTYYCLEKFFKWQAASAFNNLIVFIIIILCAVVGLLHPTKMYTLVTAVAVICTLIYLHFFVKTDWIGRATLTYIILLPGFFGVNGVLTGTGLQQAIVNYNPAEFLGIRMLTIPIEDMFYGYAQFLLVVYFFKKFQNK; encoded by the coding sequence ATGTTACAGCCTTATACTTACTTAATAGTTTTGTTTTTTACTGTAATTGTATGTTTTATTGCATCGTTTGATAAACGCTTACAATTTCACAAACAATTTGGTGCTTTTATAAAAGCCGCTACTATTGTTGCAATCCCATTTATTGCATGGGACATTTGGTTTACCGCACATGGAGTATGGTGGTTTAATACCAATTATACAACCGGCGCATCACTTGCAGGCTTACCAATTGAAGAATGGATGTTTTTTTTCTGTATTCCATTTTCGTGCGTATTTACCTATTATTGTTTAGAAAAATTTTTTAAGTGGCAAGCAGCTAGCGCTTTTAACAATCTAATTGTGTTTATAATCATTATTTTATGTGCAGTTGTTGGTTTATTGCATCCTACAAAAATGTACACACTAGTAACTGCAGTTGCTGTAATTTGCACACTTATTTATCTACATTTTTTTGTAAAAACAGATTGGATTGGTCGCGCTACCTTAACCTATATTATTTTACTACCTGGCTTTTTTGGTGTAAATGGTGTATTAACAGGTACCGGTTTACAGCAAGCAATTGTTAATTACAATCCTGCAGAATTTTTAGGCATTCGTATGCTTACAATTCCTATTGAAGATATGTTTTACGGTTATGCACAGTTTTTATTAGTTGTTTACTTTTTTAAAAAATTCCAAAATAAATAA
- a CDS encoding DUF3050 domain-containing protein: MNSIKTVNQAIQPLKNQLINHSLYQKITTIKDLQLFMQTHVYAVWDFMSLLKALQMQLTCTTTPWFASPNAEVRYLINEIVLAEESDITLTGKRLSHFEMYVEAMVKSGTSTEQLNLFLNKVQQTTIFNAIEKSELHPAVKEFLNFTFKVIENGKAHEIAAAFTFGREDLIPNMFTEILKNFKVRFPETDLTDLIYYFERHIELDADEHGPMAFEMIEFLCENNADKWLDVTEIAKKALEKRIALWNAIEELITSKTTSY, from the coding sequence ATGAACTCAATTAAAACCGTTAACCAAGCCATTCAACCTTTAAAAAATCAACTAATAAATCATTCATTATATCAAAAAATTACCACTATTAAAGATTTGCAGCTATTTATGCAAACACATGTGTATGCAGTTTGGGATTTTATGTCGCTTTTAAAAGCATTACAAATGCAATTAACATGCACCACTACACCATGGTTTGCCTCACCAAATGCCGAAGTTCGCTATTTAATAAACGAAATTGTTTTAGCCGAAGAATCTGATATTACATTAACAGGCAAACGCTTAAGTCATTTTGAAATGTACGTTGAAGCCATGGTAAAAAGTGGCACAAGTACAGAACAACTGAACCTTTTTTTAAATAAAGTACAACAAACTACTATTTTTAACGCCATTGAAAAAAGTGAGTTACACCCTGCTGTAAAAGAATTTTTAAACTTTACTTTTAAAGTAATTGAAAACGGAAAAGCACATGAAATTGCCGCTGCCTTCACTTTTGGTCGCGAAGATTTAATACCTAATATGTTTACCGAAATTTTAAAAAACTTTAAAGTACGTTTTCCCGAAACTGATTTAACCGACCTTATTTATTATTTTGAACGACACATTGAGTTAGATGCCGATGAACACGGCCCTATGGCTTTTGAAATGATTGAATTTTTATGCGAAAACAATGCTGATAAATGGTTAGATGTAACCGAAATTGCTAAAAAAGCGTTAGAGAAAAGAATTGCGCTTTGGAATGCAATTGAAGAGTTAATCACCTCAAAAACAACTTCATACTAA
- a CDS encoding SRPBCC family protein produces MNFKVISQVSDQPIFEGLQIDYTITPLLNLPVKWTTIITQVDEGKSFTDFQQKGPYKYWNHLHEFIPNSQGVLMHDTVTYELPLGFLGTIAHKMFVQKKLEHIFNYRFKILNSLFNK; encoded by the coding sequence ATGAATTTTAAAGTGATTTCGCAAGTTAGCGATCAACCCATTTTTGAAGGTTTACAAATAGATTATACGATAACACCTTTACTTAACTTACCCGTTAAGTGGACAACGATTATTACACAAGTAGATGAAGGTAAAAGCTTTACCGATTTTCAACAAAAAGGGCCCTATAAATATTGGAATCATTTACATGAGTTTATACCAAACAGCCAAGGCGTTTTAATGCACGATACCGTAACGTATGAACTACCCCTAGGTTTTTTAGGTACCATTGCTCATAAGATGTTTGTTCAAAAAAAATTAGAACACATTTTTAATTATCGATTTAAAATACTTAACAGTCTATTCAATAAATAA
- a CDS encoding lipocalin family protein, whose translation MKIRNILFKITLLFSLILIAACSSKPKNAEPVQNFNANKYLGTWYEIARFDYIFEKNLNNVSANYTLDKNGNIIVFNSGFNVVENKWKSSTGIAKFRLNKNVAALKVSFFKPFYAGYNVVAIDDNYKYALIAGKDLDYLWILSREKTIPEHIKTSFLQKAKEIGYNTTKLIWVEHNKKNPLLNEK comes from the coding sequence ATGAAAATAAGAAATATCCTATTTAAAATAACCTTACTTTTTAGCTTAATTTTAATTGCAGCTTGTAGTTCTAAACCAAAAAATGCAGAACCTGTACAAAATTTTAATGCCAACAAATACTTAGGTACTTGGTATGAAATTGCCCGTTTTGATTACATTTTTGAAAAAAACTTAAACAATGTAAGCGCTAATTATACGCTTGATAAAAACGGAAACATTATTGTTTTTAACAGCGGATTTAATGTAGTTGAAAACAAATGGAAGTCATCTACCGGCATTGCTAAATTTAGATTAAACAAAAACGTAGCGGCACTTAAAGTAAGTTTTTTTAAACCATTTTACGCTGGTTATAATGTAGTAGCTATTGACGACAACTATAAATACGCCTTAATTGCTGGCAAAGATTTAGATTATTTATGGATTTTATCGCGTGAAAAAACAATTCCAGAGCACATTAAAACATCTTTTTTACAAAAAGCAAAAGAAATAGGTTATAACACTACCAAGCTTATTTGGGTTGAACACAACAAAAAAAATCCGTTGTTAAATGAAAAGTAA
- a CDS encoding phytoene/squalene synthase family protein, translated as MKKLFDELSQQVSKDVTKKYSTSFSLGILALQPSIRPAIYGIYGFVRLADEIVDSFHDYNKEILLKRLTEQTFQALDEGISINPVLQSFQMAVNKYNIDRSLINQFLHSMEMDLNKIDYNSDLYQEYILGSAEVVGLMCLKVFTEGKQEVYDKLKPYAMKLGSAFQKVNFLRDLKDDYQILGRTYFPNIEMNVFNNSIKTQIENEIALEFKEALIGIKMLPASSKFGVYLAYKYYLCLFNKIKQSTAERILNERVRVPNTQKFSVAMSSYLQYKMSFL; from the coding sequence ATGAAAAAGCTATTTGATGAATTATCGCAGCAAGTTAGTAAAGATGTTACTAAAAAATACAGCACAAGTTTTTCGTTGGGTATTTTAGCCTTACAACCTTCTATTCGCCCGGCAATCTATGGTATTTACGGGTTTGTACGTTTGGCCGATGAAATTGTAGATAGTTTTCACGATTATAATAAAGAAATTTTACTTAAACGTTTAACCGAACAAACTTTTCAAGCGTTAGACGAAGGTATTTCAATAAACCCTGTGTTGCAATCGTTCCAAATGGCTGTAAACAAATACAATATCGATCGCAGCCTAATTAATCAATTTTTGCACAGCATGGAAATGGATTTAAATAAGATTGATTACAATTCTGATTTGTATCAAGAATATATTTTAGGATCGGCAGAAGTAGTTGGTTTAATGTGCTTAAAAGTATTTACAGAAGGCAAACAAGAGGTGTATGATAAATTAAAACCTTACGCCATGAAGTTAGGTTCGGCTTTCCAAAAAGTAAATTTTTTAAGAGATTTAAAAGACGATTATCAAATTTTAGGAAGAACTTACTTTCCTAATATAGAAATGAATGTGTTTAATAATTCGATTAAAACCCAAATTGAAAACGAAATTGCTTTAGAATTTAAAGAGGCATTAATAGGAATAAAAATGTTGCCTGCATCATCAAAATTTGGTGTGTATCTAGCATACAAATACTATTTGTGTTTGTTTAACAAGATAAAGCAAAGCACTGCCGAACGCATTTTAAATGAACGTGTGCGTGTTCCTAACACTCAAAAATTTAGTGTTGCAATGAGTAGTTATTTGCAATATAAAATGTCGTTCTTATGA
- a CDS encoding sterol desaturase family protein: MNLLIVLTVFLLMEGATWLIHKYVMHGFLWILHRDHHDHSNNGAFERNDWFFVIFATPAIALMYYGAAANFNYLFYIGLGITLYGMAYFFVHDIFIHQRVKVLKNTQNPYLLAIRRAHKQHHKHTVKEYGECFGFLWVPVKYFKMYFNKN, translated from the coding sequence ATGAATTTACTAATTGTTTTAACTGTGTTTTTACTTATGGAAGGGGCTACGTGGCTTATTCATAAATATGTAATGCATGGTTTTTTATGGATTTTACACCGCGATCATCACGATCATAGCAATAACGGTGCTTTTGAACGCAACGACTGGTTTTTTGTAATATTTGCAACCCCTGCCATTGCTTTAATGTATTACGGTGCGGCTGCAAATTTTAATTATCTTTTTTACATAGGGTTAGGAATTACCCTTTATGGTATGGCATATTTTTTTGTGCACGATATTTTTATACATCAACGTGTAAAAGTATTAAAAAACACCCAAAACCCGTATTTATTAGCTATACGCAGGGCACACAAACAACATCATAAACACACTGTAAAAGAATATGGTGAATGTTTTGGTTTTTTATGGGTACCCGTTAAATATTTTAAAATGTATTTTAATAAAAACTAA
- a CDS encoding RES domain-containing protein, with protein MSENFENFPKIDQAKESIERLKKVVWPETSEFKNADEFLKKVEEIIFKEFEILPNLFKLFKPSDFTLPFFRVREIDSFTNINLFSEHSYPPINLTGFNRCNFPKSPVFYCSDNPMTALMEVVRNSNYKQRKFCISKWELIDSDKHFAFQTFLQTEIHQDNHYGVLRDAEIEQMDKPFEYKLDKERKAGLIEYLKFLHSTFINDKSYALSASIAHRTLNAKHNLATDILMYPSIQTQYKGVNMAINPNFVDNMMRVQRFYIVELENYNIETGKFNITISKYGDIDKNIIFWKNLNPDDEIYKNNLLTDFKSLMDDNFEWKFNEIKK; from the coding sequence ATGAGTGAAAATTTTGAAAACTTTCCTAAAATTGACCAAGCAAAAGAATCAATCGAAAGATTGAAAAAGGTTGTTTGGCCAGAAACTTCAGAATTTAAGAACGCTGACGAATTCTTAAAGAAAGTTGAAGAAATTATATTTAAAGAATTTGAAATACTACCAAATTTATTTAAACTCTTTAAGCCATCTGACTTCACTTTACCTTTTTTTAGAGTTCGAGAAATTGACTCATTTACGAATATCAATCTTTTTTCAGAACATAGTTATCCACCAATAAACCTGACAGGATTTAATAGATGTAATTTTCCGAAAAGTCCAGTATTTTATTGTTCTGACAATCCAATGACCGCATTAATGGAAGTTGTTAGAAATAGTAACTACAAGCAAAGAAAATTTTGTATCTCTAAATGGGAATTAATTGATTCCGACAAACATTTTGCTTTTCAGACATTTCTTCAAACTGAAATCCATCAAGACAATCATTATGGTGTATTGAGAGATGCCGAAATTGAACAAATGGACAAACCATTTGAATATAAACTTGATAAAGAACGAAAAGCTGGATTAATTGAATATTTGAAATTTCTACATTCTACATTTATAAATGACAAAAGTTACGCTCTATCTGCAAGTATTGCTCATCGAACATTAAATGCTAAACATAATTTAGCTACTGATATTTTAATGTATCCAAGTATTCAAACTCAATACAAAGGAGTAAATATGGCTATAAATCCAAATTTTGTAGATAATATGATGAGAGTACAAAGATTTTATATTGTGGAGTTAGAAAACTATAATATTGAGACTGGAAAATTCAACATTACCATTTCAAAATATGGAGATATTGATAAGAATATTATTTTTTGGAAAAACTTAAATCCAGACGATGAAATTTATAAAAACAATTTACTAACCGATTTCAAAAGTTTAATGGACGACAACTTTGAATGGAAGTTTAATGAAATAAAAAAATAA